Proteins encoded within one genomic window of Komagataella phaffii GS115 chromosome 3, complete sequence:
- a CDS encoding Putative metalloprotease with similarity to the zinc carboxypeptidase family, whose product MLYKTTLSIAHTSVILLSLITAISCFELHLPQKVSHIVDSLQYTCGQFLQKQQIFALYNKQNFTEIVNQNIKGIEERVLSELLEERLENESQNDYYTANSQNWPIDLDQYSESFVIRITSEDEFIKYLIFKEAKALHISIWEQSVGLIDLKVDRDQMHRLLYNVESRILERRTRSVDSPVSEYKVQLMIGDLPQRIYETYPSTKVTSLQALGEFPSFQNLSNAFFEDFRTLETIYDWFEEIQKEFPKLVSINWIGQTYEGRDLKALHVRGKHSGNKTVVVTGGMHAREWISVTSACYAVHKLLQNYADGHHKEAKYLDKLDFLFVPVLNPDGYEYSFNEDRLWRKNRQETYMPRCFGIDIDHSFDYHFVKSEDLPCGEEYSGESPFESIESEVWNNFLNRTKEEHKIYGYIDLHSYSQTVLYPYAYSCEILPRDEENLIELGYGIARAIRKSTGKKYQVLKACEDRDADLLPDLGGGTALDYMYHNRAYWAFQIKLRDSGNHGFLLPKKFIYPVGTEVYASIQYFCSFVLNLEG is encoded by the coding sequence ATGCTCTATAAGACCACCTTGTCAATAGCACACACGAGTGTGATATTGTTGTCATTGATAACCGCCATAAGTTGCTTTGAGTTGCATCTTCCTCAGAAGGTTTCTCATATAGTAGACAGTTTACAATATACTTGCGGCCAATTTTTGCAAAAGCAGCAGATCTTTGCACTCTATAACAAGCAAAATTTCACCGAAATAGTGAACCAGAATATCAAGGGAATAGAGGAGAGAGTTTTGTCTGAGTTgcttgaagaaagattaGAGAATGAATCCCAGAATGATTATTATACCGCCAATTCTCAAAATTGGCCTATCGACTTGGATCAGTACTCAGAATCATTTGTAATAAGGATCACATCTGAAGATGAGTTTATCAAGTACTTGATCTTCAAGGAAGCTAAAGCTTTGCATATTTCCATATGGGAGCAATCTGTTGGTTTGATAGATTTGAAGGTTGACCGTGATCAGATGCACCGCCTACTTTACAACGTGGAGTCACGCATACTGGAACGAAGAACGAGAAGTGTTGACAGTCCAGTTTCTGAATATAAAGTACAATTGATGATTGGAGATCTTCCACAGCGAATCTACGAAACATATCCTTCGACAAAAGTGACATCTTTGCAAGCCCTAGGAGAGTTCCCTTCTTTCCAGAACCTAAGTAATGCTTTTTTTGAGGATTTTAGAACGCTGGAAACTATATACGACTGGTTCGAAGAAATACAGAAGGAATTTCCTAAGCTAGTGTCGATCAACTGGATTGGGCAAACTTATGAAGGTCGTGATCTGAAGGCTCTTCACGTTAGAGGGAAGCACTCTGGCAACAAAACAGTAGTCGTTACAGGTGGAATGCATGCGCGTGAATGGATATCAGTAACCAGTGCATGCTATGCCGTTCACAAACTGCTCCAAAACTATGCTGACGGACACCACAAGGAAGCGAAATACCTGGACAAGTTGgactttttgtttgttcCAGTTTTGAATCCTGATGGATACGAATATAGCTTTAACGAAGACAGGTTGTGGAGGAAGAACAGACAAGAAACTTATATGCCCCGATGTTTTGGTATAGACATTGACCATTCATTTGATTATCATTTCGTGAAATCAGAAGACTTACCCTGTGGAGAGGAATATTCGGGTGAGTCCCCTTTCGAAAGTATAGAAAGTGAAGTGTGGAATAATTTCCTGAACAgaaccaaagaagaacatAAGATCTACGGCTATATCGACTTACACTCGTATTCGCAAACGGTGCTGTATCCCTATGCGTACTCATGCGAAATCTTACCAAGGGACGAGGAAAACCTGATTGAGCTAGGTTACGGTATTGCAAGGGCCATAAGAAAGAGTACAGGGAAAAAATATCAAGTGTTGAAGGCATGCGAAGACAGGGATGCAGATCTATTGCCTGATTTGGGAGGAGGAACCGCTTTAGATTATATGTACCACAACCGTGCATACTGGGCGTTTCAGATCAAATTGAGGGATTCCGGTAATCATGGCTTTCTCCTTCCCAAAAAGTTTATATACCCAGTTGGAACAGAGGTTTATGCCTCAATTCAGTacttttgttcttttgtGCTGAATTTAGAAGGCTAA